A DNA window from Acinetobacter sp. 10FS3-1 contains the following coding sequences:
- the zupT gene encoding zinc transporter ZupT, with amino-acid sequence MQAILPDQVGIAFSLTFLAGLATVVGGGMVLFLRRPNFRVLAFGLAFAAGAMIYVSLTEILNKSIHSFSLAFDEKTGFALGTFAFLLGVILVLVLDRLIPNPHETMETRQAQDVGQPQLLRTGLLTLLAISAHNLPEGLATFFSTLESPALGVPLAVAIAIHNIPEGVAIALPVYLATGRKDYTLLASFVSGLAEPLGAALGYFILAPYMNQTMYGMVFGMIGGVMVYLALDELLPAAKKFSQGHETVYGLVSGMAALATSLVIFKFIQ; translated from the coding sequence ATGCAGGCCATTTTACCCGACCAAGTCGGAATTGCATTTAGTCTGACGTTTCTTGCAGGTCTGGCGACTGTCGTGGGTGGAGGAATGGTGCTGTTCTTAAGACGTCCCAATTTCCGTGTTCTGGCGTTTGGCCTGGCCTTTGCGGCAGGGGCCATGATTTATGTTTCTCTCACCGAGATTTTGAATAAATCTATTCATTCTTTTAGTTTGGCCTTCGATGAAAAAACCGGTTTTGCCTTGGGTACGTTTGCTTTTCTGCTCGGCGTGATTTTGGTGTTAGTACTCGATCGTCTGATTCCGAACCCGCATGAAACTATGGAAACCCGGCAAGCGCAGGATGTCGGCCAGCCGCAGTTACTTAGAACCGGATTACTGACCCTGTTGGCGATTAGTGCGCATAATTTGCCAGAAGGGCTGGCGACTTTTTTTTCGACTCTGGAAAGCCCTGCACTGGGCGTACCTTTAGCCGTGGCCATTGCGATCCATAATATTCCCGAAGGCGTTGCAATTGCGCTACCTGTCTATCTGGCCACTGGTCGCAAAGATTATACCTTGCTGGCCAGTTTTGTCTCGGGATTGGCCGAACCTTTGGGAGCGGCATTGGGCTATTTTATTCTGGCACCGTATATGAACCAGACAATGTATGGCATGGTGTTCGGGATGATTGGGGGCGTAATGGTTTATCTGGCATTAGATGAACTCTTGCCTGCAGCCAAAAAGTTTTCCCAGGGTCATGAAACGGTCTATGGTCTGGTGAGTGGTATGGCGGCCTTGGCGACCAGTCTGGTCATCTTCAAATTTATTCAGTAG
- a CDS encoding IS4-like element ISAbe18 family transposase, with the protein MSHQNTVFHELIKPVVRQDFEQLAKVHHVGQKFRAASRWDQFIAILMSQFSCRQSLRDIQSNLECQQEKLSHLGAKSIPRSTLARINEQQPATLYQQLFYKLLKYYEHSKVAHKFRFKNPLYSLDASHIDLSLSLCEWAKVHDSKASMKLSIGLNHSNDIPEFVAVENGKENDMVQGRKFQFPAGSIVVFDKGYVDYQWYANLTAQNIGFVTRFRPKSVYQVIQQHPVLESKGILKDETIQLNSAHALKRKAPVLRRIEYRDQQSGKHFSFLSNNFHLAASTIAAIYKDRWKVELFFKAIKQNLKLKAFLGRSRNAIQTQIWIAMIAYLLVSFARHLGKTGWTVQRLLRIIQVNLFERRTLKALFSPDKIPIKQEEAQMSFLL; encoded by the coding sequence TTGTCACATCAGAATACCGTATTTCATGAGCTAATTAAACCTGTTGTGCGACAGGATTTTGAACAACTTGCTAAAGTACACCATGTTGGACAGAAATTTAGAGCGGCTTCCCGGTGGGATCAGTTTATTGCCATATTGATGTCTCAATTCTCTTGTAGGCAAAGTCTGAGAGATATTCAATCCAATTTGGAGTGCCAACAGGAAAAGCTAAGTCATCTCGGAGCAAAGTCTATTCCCCGAAGCACGCTGGCACGAATCAATGAGCAGCAGCCTGCTACCTTGTATCAACAGCTATTTTACAAGTTGCTTAAATACTATGAACACTCAAAAGTAGCTCATAAATTTCGCTTTAAGAATCCCTTGTATTCCTTGGATGCCAGTCATATTGACCTGTCGCTTTCCTTATGTGAATGGGCCAAAGTTCACGACTCAAAAGCCAGCATGAAACTCAGTATAGGATTGAATCACAGCAATGATATTCCTGAGTTTGTTGCAGTTGAAAATGGCAAAGAAAATGACATGGTACAAGGCCGCAAATTCCAGTTTCCTGCTGGCAGCATTGTAGTTTTTGATAAAGGCTATGTCGATTACCAATGGTATGCAAATCTGACTGCTCAAAACATTGGATTTGTCACACGTTTTAGGCCTAAATCTGTGTATCAGGTGATCCAGCAACATCCAGTGCTTGAATCCAAAGGTATTCTAAAAGATGAAACCATTCAGCTGAATAGCGCACATGCCCTAAAAAGAAAAGCCCCAGTGTTAAGAAGAATTGAATATAGAGATCAGCAAAGTGGCAAGCACTTTAGCTTTCTCAGCAATAACTTTCATTTAGCCGCCTCCACCATTGCGGCGATTTATAAAGATCGTTGGAAAGTTGAGCTGTTCTTTAAGGCGATTAAGCAGAATCTCAAATTAAAAGCGTTTCTAGGCCGCAGCAGGAACGCAATTCAGACACAAATCTGGATTGCGATGATCGCCTATTTATTGGTGAGTTTCGCTCGACATTTAGGAAAAACAGGTTGGACAGTTCAACGTTTACTCAGAATAATTCAAGTGAATTTGTTTGAAAGAAGAACTTTAAAAGCTTTATTTTCACCCGATAAAATACCCATAAAACAAGAGGAAGCTCAAATGAGCTTCCTCTTGTGA
- a CDS encoding aldehyde dehydrogenase family protein, translating to MGSTAVQPYNDYPLYVAGKPVETGAWLEVKHKYSQELYARVALADAKTLEQAIQAAAAAEAEMAALKPFQKQNILLHCVQRFKEIREELTTILIAEGGKPRKAAAAEVERLINTFQIAADAVTQMDQGRILPLAVTAAAADYQGMVKQMPIGAVSLISPFNFPLNLTAHKIAPAIAAGCPFVLKPASLTPISALKIAEILAETDLPKNAFSVLPCPRDLADVLVTDDRFKLLSFTGSDVVGWDMKARAGRKKVTLELGGNAAVMIEPDTEITEALINRLIAGAYGHAGQVCISVQRILVHQDIYKDVRDKLVQQVKNLKAADPDLESTLAGPMIKATEAQRLQRWLDSAVAQGTRVLAGGELNGVMFEPTLLENVDRQLEIYRDEVFGPVAILEAYADFKSGIASINNSRFGLQAGVYTQNLQNMLYAWDHLQVGGVIINDIPSFRVDNMPYGGVKDSGLGREGIQSAIRDMQEERMLVIKT from the coding sequence ATGGGATCTACAGCAGTACAGCCTTATAACGATTATCCCCTATATGTAGCCGGAAAACCGGTGGAGACAGGAGCATGGCTGGAAGTTAAACATAAATATAGTCAGGAACTTTATGCACGGGTTGCCCTGGCAGATGCCAAAACTTTGGAGCAGGCTATTCAGGCTGCTGCCGCGGCCGAAGCCGAGATGGCAGCGTTAAAACCTTTTCAAAAGCAGAATATCCTGTTGCATTGTGTGCAGCGTTTTAAAGAAATCCGTGAAGAGCTGACCACTATCCTGATTGCAGAAGGCGGTAAGCCTCGTAAAGCCGCCGCTGCGGAAGTTGAACGCCTGATTAATACCTTTCAGATTGCCGCAGATGCCGTCACCCAGATGGATCAGGGACGTATTTTACCGCTGGCCGTTACGGCAGCAGCCGCGGATTATCAGGGCATGGTCAAGCAGATGCCTATTGGCGCCGTTTCCCTGATCAGTCCGTTTAACTTCCCCCTGAATCTGACGGCACATAAGATTGCACCAGCAATTGCCGCGGGTTGTCCTTTTGTGTTGAAGCCAGCCAGCCTGACGCCAATTTCTGCCTTAAAAATTGCCGAGATTCTGGCTGAAACCGATTTACCGAAAAATGCCTTCTCGGTTTTGCCATGTCCACGTGATCTGGCCGATGTACTGGTCACTGATGACCGTTTCAAGCTGCTCAGTTTCACCGGTTCAGATGTGGTCGGCTGGGATATGAAAGCACGGGCAGGGCGTAAAAAAGTCACCTTGGAATTGGGTGGTAACGCAGCGGTGATGATTGAGCCAGATACTGAAATTACAGAAGCGTTGATTAATCGTTTGATTGCCGGTGCTTATGGTCATGCTGGACAAGTGTGTATCAGTGTGCAGCGCATTCTAGTGCATCAGGATATTTATAAGGATGTCCGGGACAAGCTGGTTCAGCAAGTCAAAAACCTGAAAGCAGCAGATCCTGATCTGGAAAGTACTTTGGCAGGTCCGATGATTAAAGCCACTGAAGCCCAGCGTTTACAGCGCTGGTTAGATAGCGCCGTTGCGCAAGGCACACGGGTACTGGCGGGCGGCGAATTGAATGGTGTGATGTTTGAACCGACCCTGCTTGAAAACGTTGACCGGCAGCTGGAAATTTATCGTGATGAAGTCTTTGGTCCGGTGGCCATTTTGGAAGCTTATGCTGACTTTAAATCCGGTATTGCCAGCATCAATAATAGCCGTTTTGGTTTGCAGGCCGGGGTCTATACCCAGAATCTGCAAAATATGCTCTATGCCTGGGATCATTTACAGGTCGGCGGCGTCATCATTAATGATATTCCTTCTTTCCGGGTAGATAACATGCCTTATGGCGGGGTGAAAGACTCCGGTCTGGGCCGGGAAGGGATTCAGTCGGCCATCCGGGATATGCAGGAAGAACGGATGCTGGTCATTAAAACCTAA
- a CDS encoding sodium-dependent transporter, which translates to MTDSRENWSARSGFIIAAVGSAVGLGNIWRFPYVAYENGGGAFLIPYLIAIFAAGLPLLYLDYAVGHKFRKAPPTAYKKLMNSEALGWWQVMVTLAIGLYYASVLSWAGSYMFYSIGQQWGADTQGFFFSTYLQNGEGLALGFVPTLFFGLVIVWAVVMFILYGGVRRGVELANKIFMPLLVVLFTILVVQALRLPGATTGLNAFFTPNWEAMANYKVWLAAFGHIFFSLSVGFGIMLTYASYLKKKTNLTGSGLVVALANSSFEILAGIGVFAALGFMAYSSGLPVEEVVSGGIGLAFIAFPKIISSMGAGGDLFGFLFFASLTVAGITSMVSILQVPIAAFQDKLGWSRKKAVTIIAGGSAVVSTLIFSTHSAITFVDIIDYFANNIGIVGGGVLSIILVSWFHRPLMQQLQAHVNQYSSIKLGKGWNFLLTVITPLSLLIALGLTIKSIIASGYGDYATHILWIVGGGTVALFMLGAIGLSYLKDSTTGEEN; encoded by the coding sequence ATGACAGATTCTCGTGAAAACTGGTCCGCGCGATCAGGATTTATTATCGCAGCCGTAGGTTCTGCCGTGGGTTTGGGAAATATTTGGCGCTTTCCTTATGTGGCCTATGAAAATGGCGGCGGTGCATTTTTAATTCCTTACCTGATTGCTATTTTTGCCGCTGGTTTACCTTTATTGTACTTAGATTATGCCGTTGGCCATAAGTTCCGTAAGGCTCCACCAACTGCCTATAAGAAGCTCATGAACTCTGAAGCCTTGGGTTGGTGGCAAGTGATGGTGACCTTAGCCATTGGCCTCTATTATGCCAGTGTCTTGTCGTGGGCAGGCAGTTATATGTTCTATTCCATTGGCCAACAATGGGGAGCAGACACACAAGGATTCTTTTTTTCTACCTATTTGCAAAATGGTGAAGGCCTAGCCTTAGGTTTTGTGCCAACCTTATTTTTTGGACTGGTGATTGTGTGGGCCGTGGTGATGTTCATTTTATATGGCGGCGTTCGTCGCGGTGTAGAACTTGCCAATAAAATTTTTATGCCCTTGCTGGTGGTGTTATTTACCATTTTGGTCGTACAAGCGCTGCGTTTACCCGGCGCAACCACAGGTTTAAATGCCTTTTTTACCCCAAACTGGGAAGCGATGGCGAACTATAAAGTATGGCTAGCCGCATTTGGGCATATTTTCTTCTCACTTTCAGTGGGTTTCGGGATTATGCTGACCTATGCCTCCTATTTGAAGAAAAAAACCAATTTAACAGGTTCTGGTCTGGTGGTTGCATTAGCAAATTCATCCTTTGAGATTTTAGCCGGGATTGGGGTCTTTGCTGCATTAGGCTTTATGGCTTATAGCTCGGGTTTGCCAGTAGAAGAGGTGGTATCGGGAGGAATTGGCTTGGCCTTTATTGCCTTCCCTAAAATTATTTCGAGTATGGGCGCGGGAGGAGATCTGTTTGGATTCTTGTTCTTTGCCTCGTTAACCGTGGCGGGAATCACCTCCATGGTGAGTATCCTGCAAGTTCCTATTGCAGCCTTTCAGGATAAATTAGGATGGTCACGTAAGAAAGCGGTCACCATTATTGCAGGTGGTTCAGCGGTGGTGTCTACATTGATTTTCTCGACACACAGTGCAATTACCTTTGTCGATATTATCGACTACTTTGCCAATAACATTGGGATTGTCGGGGGCGGTGTACTTTCTATTATCCTGGTGTCCTGGTTCCATCGTCCATTAATGCAACAGTTACAAGCGCATGTTAACCAATACTCAAGCATTAAATTAGGCAAGGGCTGGAACTTTTTGCTGACAGTCATTACCCCATTATCCTTGTTGATCGCTTTGGGCTTAACCATCAAGTCCATTATTGCCAGTGGCTATGGGGATTATGCGACGCACATTTTATGGATTGTCGGTGGGGGTACCGTGGCCCTGTTTATGCTGGGCGCTATTGGCTTGAGCTATTTAAAAGATAGCACGACTGGGGAGGAGAACTAA
- a CDS encoding methionine/alanine import family NSS transporter small subunit has product MNTSAIFMMAISMILLWGGLILAMLHLAKHPDAEEDDVLDEVKDQHIL; this is encoded by the coding sequence ATGAATACTTCCGCAATATTTATGATGGCCATTTCAATGATCTTGCTTTGGGGAGGTTTGATTCTCGCCATGCTGCATTTGGCGAAGCACCCGGATGCAGAAGAGGATGATGTCCTGGACGAGGTCAAAGACCAGCACATACTTTAA
- the fmt gene encoding methionyl-tRNA formyltransferase yields MKIIFAGTPEFAAVALKALINTQHEIMAVYTQPDRKAGRGQKLTASAVKQLALEHQLPVYQPVHFKSSTEEGLAAQAELKALDADVMVVAAYGLILPQVVLDTPKYGCLNIHGSLLPRWRGAAPIQRAIATGDTETGVTIMKMAAGLDTGDMMYKTWCPITAEDTSATLHDKLAIQGAEAIVAVLESEEKLQQYLNAREVQDEALTVYAHKLSKAEAHIDWTQTAASIDRNIRAFNPWPVAYIPLDENNNLRVWGSALSAANARGHKAGTILAIDKQGVHVACGDEKAVCLSALQWPGGKPLNPVQINQTQKLHVGQSLA; encoded by the coding sequence GTGAAAATCATCTTTGCCGGCACACCAGAATTTGCAGCGGTTGCGTTAAAAGCCCTCATTAATACCCAGCACGAGATTATGGCGGTGTATACCCAGCCAGACCGTAAAGCAGGTCGTGGGCAAAAGTTAACTGCTTCGGCAGTCAAACAGCTGGCATTGGAGCATCAACTTCCGGTCTATCAGCCTGTACACTTCAAGTCTTCGACTGAAGAAGGACTGGCGGCTCAGGCTGAACTGAAAGCCCTGGACGCTGACGTAATGGTCGTCGCGGCTTATGGTCTGATTCTACCACAAGTGGTTCTCGATACCCCGAAATATGGCTGTCTGAATATTCACGGTTCGTTATTGCCACGCTGGCGTGGTGCAGCACCGATTCAGCGTGCTATTGCTACCGGCGATACAGAAACTGGCGTAACCATTATGAAAATGGCAGCAGGACTAGATACGGGTGACATGATGTATAAAACCTGGTGTCCAATTACAGCCGAAGATACTTCAGCCACATTACATGACAAACTGGCGATTCAAGGCGCTGAGGCGATTGTGGCCGTACTCGAATCTGAAGAAAAATTACAGCAATATCTGAACGCCCGCGAAGTTCAGGATGAAGCACTCACAGTATATGCACATAAACTCTCTAAGGCAGAGGCGCATATTGACTGGACTCAAACTGCGGCCAGCATTGACCGTAACATTCGTGCCTTTAATCCTTGGCCAGTGGCGTACATTCCACTGGATGAAAATAATAATCTGCGCGTTTGGGGATCGGCCCTGTCTGCTGCCAATGCGCGAGGGCATAAGGCAGGCACCATTCTGGCGATAGACAAACAAGGGGTGCATGTGGCCTGCGGTGATGAAAAAGCCGTCTGCCTGAGCGCCTTACAATGGCCAGGAGGCAAACCGCTTAATCCGGTCCAAATTAACCAGACCCAAAAATTACATGTAGGACAGTCATTGGCATGA
- the rsmB gene encoding 16S rRNA (cytosine(967)-C(5))-methyltransferase RsmB: MSYSETGTSHLNLRAQVIRTLLAVQQGQSLATVLPLHLKKVAERDRALFHELVLGTLRQWYALKSITLPLLVKPLNNDTVETCLYVGLYQLLQTRIAPHAAISETVTAVKQLGYQALSGVVNAILRRVSRETSEFQVALEQAHGLPSWLLKRLKKDWPEQLSELSHELKQLAPLTLRVNERQVSRDDYLEILEEHDIAAHACTISQVGIVLDTQVQIPDLPGFDVGGFSVQDEHAQLCATLLPNLDNKFVVDACAAPGGKTAHILEKYQPRKLIALDQDAKRLTRVTENLERLLLEGEHVVIEAADAISWQAAEQPDCIVLDAPCSAIGVMRRHPDIRLLRHSTDIGQTVALQQQILENMWQQLKVGGTLLYITCSILKAENEQQMVEFFSKHTDAKEIKIQADWGIEQIHGRQLLPQAGRGDGFFYCRIEKMA; this comes from the coding sequence ATGAGTTATTCTGAAACAGGTACATCCCATCTGAACTTGCGTGCCCAAGTGATACGTACTTTACTGGCGGTACAACAGGGACAATCTCTGGCAACCGTTCTCCCCCTGCACCTGAAAAAAGTGGCAGAGCGTGACCGCGCCCTGTTCCATGAACTGGTTCTGGGTACTTTGCGTCAATGGTATGCCTTAAAAAGTATTACCCTGCCTTTGCTGGTGAAACCGCTCAATAATGATACGGTCGAGACCTGCCTCTATGTTGGTCTTTATCAGTTATTGCAAACTCGGATTGCGCCACATGCGGCAATTTCTGAAACAGTAACGGCGGTCAAGCAGCTCGGCTATCAGGCTTTGAGTGGTGTGGTGAATGCCATCCTGCGCCGTGTTTCACGTGAAACATCAGAATTTCAGGTGGCGCTCGAGCAAGCTCATGGTCTGCCAAGCTGGCTGCTGAAACGTCTAAAGAAAGACTGGCCGGAACAGCTGAGTGAACTCAGCCATGAGCTCAAGCAGCTTGCTCCCCTCACCTTACGGGTAAATGAACGCCAAGTCAGTCGTGACGATTATTTAGAAATTCTGGAAGAGCATGATATTGCGGCGCATGCCTGTACCATTTCACAGGTCGGCATTGTACTGGATACGCAAGTCCAGATTCCTGACTTGCCAGGCTTCGATGTCGGTGGTTTTTCGGTTCAAGATGAGCATGCCCAATTGTGCGCTACCTTACTGCCGAATCTGGATAACAAGTTTGTCGTGGATGCCTGTGCAGCACCGGGGGGCAAAACCGCACATATCCTCGAAAAATATCAGCCTCGAAAACTGATTGCTCTGGATCAGGACGCCAAGCGCTTAACTCGGGTCACCGAAAATCTGGAACGCCTTTTATTGGAAGGTGAGCATGTGGTGATTGAAGCTGCCGATGCGATTAGCTGGCAGGCAGCCGAACAGCCGGACTGTATTGTTCTGGATGCACCCTGCTCTGCCATTGGCGTGATGCGCCGCCATCCAGACATCCGGTTGCTGCGTCATTCAACTGATATTGGCCAGACTGTCGCACTGCAACAGCAGATTCTGGAAAATATGTGGCAACAGCTCAAAGTTGGCGGCACCCTGCTGTATATCACCTGTTCAATTCTAAAAGCGGAAAATGAACAGCAGATGGTGGAGTTCTTTAGCAAACATACTGATGCCAAAGAAATTAAAATCCAGGCCGATTGGGGCATTGAACAGATTCATGGGCGCCAGTTGTTGCCACAAGCAGGCCGTGGTGATGGCTTCTTCTATTGTCGTATTGAGAAAATGGCATAA